One Sphingomonas endolithica DNA segment encodes these proteins:
- a CDS encoding HpcH/HpaI aldolase/citrate lyase family protein, whose product MPDRFSPRPRRSALYMPASNVRAIAKARTLPVDTVILDLEDAVAPAAKLEARRQAIEAVQVGGFGSREIVIRINALDTEWGSDDLLAVVEAAPDAILVPKVQGAGDIAACQLQLDRMASPVGLWAMIETCTAILNIAQIAACAKDSALACLVLGTNDLAKEIGIAAEPASPVIRPALAQTVIAARAYGLTVLDGVSNDFEDEQAFTAACALAVAYGFDGKTLIHPRQIDICNRAFAPSVAQLDDAARIVAAFAQPENAGRGAIRLDGRMVELLHLEQARAILARG is encoded by the coding sequence ATGCCAGATCGTTTCTCCCCGCGGCCCCGTCGTAGCGCCTTGTACATGCCGGCCTCCAATGTGCGCGCGATTGCCAAGGCGCGAACTTTGCCGGTCGATACAGTGATCCTCGATCTCGAAGATGCGGTCGCTCCCGCGGCAAAGCTAGAGGCGCGACGCCAGGCAATTGAGGCGGTGCAGGTTGGCGGGTTTGGATCGCGGGAGATCGTGATCCGGATCAACGCACTGGATACCGAATGGGGTAGCGACGACCTGCTTGCGGTGGTCGAGGCGGCGCCCGATGCCATCCTCGTTCCCAAGGTGCAGGGGGCGGGGGACATAGCCGCCTGTCAGCTGCAGCTCGATCGCATGGCCAGTCCCGTTGGGCTTTGGGCGATGATCGAGACGTGCACAGCGATCCTGAACATCGCGCAGATTGCGGCCTGCGCGAAGGACAGCGCGCTCGCCTGCCTGGTGCTCGGCACAAACGATCTTGCCAAGGAAATCGGCATCGCAGCGGAACCCGCATCGCCCGTCATACGGCCGGCACTGGCCCAGACGGTGATCGCCGCCCGTGCGTACGGCCTGACCGTGCTCGACGGCGTGTCGAACGATTTCGAGGATGAACAGGCATTTACCGCGGCATGTGCGCTGGCTGTGGCATATGGATTTGACGGTAAGACGCTGATCCATCCCCGCCAGATCGACATTTGCAACCGCGCCTTTGCGCCGTCGGTGGCGCAGCTTGACGATGCGGCGCGGATCGTCGCTGCCTTTGCGCAGCCCGAGAATGCGGGCAGGGGCGCGATCAGGCTCGATGGCCGGATGGTGGAACTGCTGCACCTGGAACAGGCGCGCGCCATACTCGCGCGCGGCTGA
- a CDS encoding arginine N-succinyltransferase, protein MTFRIRAARDGDLQALYEMAKLTGGGFTNLPADRTSLKAKLERSHEAFARDAADGQIVDELFVLVLENSETNEVRGTCQLFTHVGQRYPFYSYRIGTLTQHSKELGRTFRADMLSLSTDLEGCSEVGGLFLHPGERAGGLGMLLARSRYLFIAQHRARFAERILAELRGVIDEAGGSPFWDGLAGRFFGMNFQDADHFNAIHGHQFIADLFPKHPIYTAMLSETARAAIGLPHPSGRAAMRMLENEGFAFENYIDIFDGGPTMTARTGQVRSIRDAAPAPVAAVGGQGGAKALVATGMLAEFRCAYGEVRQDAGGIAIDGQCADVIDVRPGDAVLHVARF, encoded by the coding sequence GTGACGTTCCGGATCCGTGCTGCGCGCGATGGCGACCTGCAGGCGCTGTACGAAATGGCCAAGCTGACCGGCGGCGGCTTCACCAACCTGCCGGCGGATCGCACCTCGCTCAAGGCCAAGCTCGAGCGCAGCCACGAGGCGTTCGCCCGCGACGCCGCCGATGGGCAGATCGTTGACGAATTGTTCGTGCTGGTGCTCGAGAATAGCGAGACAAATGAGGTCCGCGGCACCTGCCAATTGTTCACCCATGTCGGGCAGCGTTACCCCTTCTACAGCTACCGCATCGGCACGCTGACGCAGCACAGCAAGGAACTCGGCCGGACGTTCCGGGCCGACATGCTTTCGCTCTCGACCGATCTCGAAGGCTGCAGCGAGGTCGGCGGGCTGTTCCTCCACCCGGGCGAGCGCGCCGGAGGTCTGGGCATGCTGCTCGCGCGCAGCCGCTACCTGTTCATCGCCCAGCACCGCGCGCGCTTCGCCGAGCGGATCCTCGCCGAACTGCGTGGCGTGATCGACGAAGCGGGCGGATCGCCGTTCTGGGACGGCCTGGCCGGCCGCTTCTTCGGCATGAACTTCCAGGACGCCGATCATTTCAACGCCATCCACGGGCACCAGTTCATCGCCGATCTTTTTCCCAAGCACCCGATCTACACCGCCATGCTGAGCGAGACGGCGCGGGCCGCGATCGGCTTACCGCATCCAAGCGGCCGTGCGGCGATGCGCATGCTGGAGAATGAAGGATTCGCGTTCGAGAATTACATCGACATCTTCGACGGCGGCCCGACGATGACGGCACGCACCGGGCAAGTCCGCTCGATCCGCGACGCGGCACCGGCGCCGGTCGCCGCGGTCGGTGGCCAGGGGGGTGCCAAGGCGCTGGTCGCGACCGGCATGCTGGCCGAGTTCCGCTGCGCCTATGGCGAGGTACGGCAGGATGCCGGCGGGATCGCGATCGACGGCCAGTGCGCCGACGTGATCGACGTACGGCCGGGCGATGCGGTCCTGCATGTCGCGCGCTTCTGA
- a CDS encoding PP2C family protein-serine/threonine phosphatase: MNAPLRIEAVVATHVGMVREANEDSYCTRAADGLWAVADGMGGHAHGDWASRTLADVLAGAELPAGFNEACHVIAGAIHAGNARIWQEAQARGQQMGSTVAALFIRDRRFGVLWVGDSRIYLFRDSRLHQLTRDHTQVQEMVDRGLLQPHEAASHPRGHVLARAVGVQGVLEVDVVVDTVEPGDVFLLCSDGLTGQVPDAELAELLAHGDKQATLDQLIALTLERGAPDNVTALVVGVQEATLLTFALPGAFS, encoded by the coding sequence GTGAACGCGCCGCTGCGCATCGAGGCAGTGGTCGCGACGCATGTCGGGATGGTGCGCGAGGCCAATGAGGATAGCTATTGCACGCGTGCCGCGGACGGCCTGTGGGCGGTGGCCGACGGAATGGGCGGGCATGCGCATGGCGATTGGGCGTCGCGCACCTTAGCCGATGTACTTGCCGGGGCCGAGCTGCCCGCCGGGTTCAACGAGGCATGTCACGTGATCGCCGGTGCGATCCATGCCGGCAATGCGCGCATCTGGCAGGAAGCGCAGGCGCGCGGGCAGCAGATGGGCTCGACCGTCGCGGCCCTGTTCATCCGCGATCGCCGTTTCGGCGTGTTGTGGGTCGGGGACAGCCGGATCTATCTGTTCCGCGATTCCCGTCTGCACCAGCTGACGCGCGATCATACGCAGGTGCAGGAAATGGTCGATCGCGGGCTGCTCCAGCCGCACGAGGCGGCGTCGCATCCGCGCGGCCATGTGCTCGCGCGCGCGGTTGGCGTGCAGGGCGTACTCGAAGTCGACGTCGTCGTCGATACGGTCGAGCCGGGCGACGTGTTCCTGTTGTGCAGCGACGGACTGACCGGGCAGGTGCCCGACGCCGAGCTGGCCGAACTGCTGGCGCACGGCGACAAGCAGGCGACGCTCGACCAGTTGATCGCGCTGACGCTGGAGCGCGGCGCGCCGGACAATGTCACGGCGTTGGTGGTCGGCGTGCAGGAAGCGACCCTGTTGACCTTCGCGCTGCCGGGCGCCTTCTCGTGA
- the tssM gene encoding type VI secretion system membrane subunit TssM produces MRWAIQRFFGRVFKVLFGNWWVVTITCTILLAALLALGLPLFVGWMRPVWVRVAFALGVVALWLLAVYLRLRKRRRAANAIAAELAGPNAADAESRALGQRMGEALAKLKGAAGKKRDYLYTRPWYMIIGPPGAGKTTALLNSGLRFPFVEQAVSGVGGTRSLDFWFADEAVLVDTAGRYTTQDSDHTIDAAGWNAFLGLLKRHRPLQPINGIMVAIGVDELIRSDCAKIDAHARAVRRRLVELRRTLEVAAPVYVVLTKADLLAGMTEYFDDLDVEGRRAVLGSTLTFADGKANADTLARAFDEMAQAIADRQAKRLYDEVDPRRRALMLGLPAQLRSLRARLMRFLDGAFVAGDEPGGVLRGFYLTSGMQEGTPLDRIMAGMAEVYDQPVQSAPGGSSGRAYFLNRLLGEVMFPEAGLVTTDPGAKARLRGRLIGAISAIGIVGALLLTAWGVSYAQNRSFQDDLARQTAAAEAQFREAGVDLRQVRDGDADLRAALPGLNALRALPRGFAARTSGGPPLAMTFGLYQSGLSREAEETYRDALRRVLLPRLLLRLETAMKADGGDPMRLYEPLKVYLMLGQQGPLDARTVRAWVTNDWATEVFPGADSQGERGQLAQHLDALLGDTDMASVWPNRKPPLDGPLVVQARAAVQTLSLADRAYAVLRQKAASAGAPWEVANILSQGDALAFANPKQVLSTRIPYFFTRDGYERAYMVGLATVQQDLKRDLWVLGGDADTGSVREEMSNVRPGVAGLYAKDYIAAWEGVLKSLQPGPYFRDPVAFGAFTKSPSPLKRVLLELRKNTLFEGGAKAGVARATRYALNRSRVGRFAQEAGRDRAAGIDAGEEISAYFQPLQEYAGDGRGSAPVDEFVAALKSAGQAVMAAQSVGGGGGADATQAQMATAMASVRAAAAGAPPQLQDFVAATTGGGASAQVGAATGAVSDAYAQSVLPVCREVAQEHYPFFGAAPADAAMVDVLRVFGMGGVIDGFAQTRLKPLLETRGPVWRWRSDDPIAAALNPSSPEAFAKAGELRDLLAGGLPIKVSVATWGNDVGMVEVASGGTRYRFTPAANGAKPLLWSASGGLPEASVVLYRPGPAAAAGGEPAPGAEIARFEAEGPWAVFRLMDKAVKQNAGPQAMKASFGTGSGGATLLIGLPSERNPFSRGGLWSFRCPSAL; encoded by the coding sequence ATGCGGTGGGCGATCCAGCGTTTCTTCGGCAGGGTCTTCAAGGTCCTGTTCGGCAATTGGTGGGTGGTCACGATCACCTGCACGATCCTGCTCGCGGCGCTGCTTGCGTTGGGGCTGCCCTTGTTCGTCGGCTGGATGCGGCCGGTATGGGTGCGGGTGGCGTTTGCGCTCGGCGTGGTCGCGCTCTGGCTGCTCGCGGTCTATCTGCGCCTGCGCAAGAGGCGGCGTGCCGCCAATGCGATCGCGGCGGAACTGGCCGGACCGAATGCGGCCGATGCCGAGAGCCGCGCGCTCGGGCAGCGGATGGGCGAGGCGCTGGCCAAGCTGAAGGGCGCGGCGGGCAAGAAGCGCGATTATCTGTATACCCGGCCCTGGTACATGATCATCGGGCCGCCGGGAGCGGGCAAGACCACGGCCTTGCTCAATTCGGGCCTGCGCTTCCCGTTTGTCGAGCAGGCGGTGAGCGGCGTCGGCGGCACGCGCAGCCTGGATTTCTGGTTCGCCGACGAAGCGGTGCTGGTCGATACCGCCGGGCGCTACACGACGCAGGATTCGGATCATACGATCGATGCTGCCGGGTGGAACGCGTTCCTCGGTCTGCTCAAGCGGCATCGGCCACTGCAGCCGATCAACGGGATCATGGTCGCGATCGGCGTCGATGAACTGATCCGCAGCGATTGCGCCAAGATCGACGCCCACGCCCGCGCGGTGCGCCGCCGGCTGGTCGAACTGCGCCGTACGCTGGAAGTCGCGGCGCCGGTCTATGTCGTGCTGACCAAGGCCGATCTGCTCGCCGGGATGACCGAATATTTCGATGATCTCGATGTCGAGGGGCGGCGCGCGGTGCTGGGCAGCACGCTGACCTTCGCCGACGGCAAGGCCAATGCCGACACCCTCGCGCGCGCGTTCGACGAAATGGCGCAGGCGATCGCCGACCGCCAGGCCAAGCGTCTTTACGACGAAGTTGACCCCCGCCGCCGCGCCCTGATGCTGGGGCTGCCGGCGCAGCTGCGCTCGTTGCGGGCGCGGCTGATGCGCTTCCTCGACGGGGCGTTTGTCGCCGGGGACGAGCCGGGCGGCGTGCTGCGAGGCTTCTACCTGACCAGCGGCATGCAGGAAGGCACGCCGCTCGATCGCATCATGGCCGGCATGGCCGAGGTCTACGACCAGCCGGTGCAGAGCGCCCCCGGCGGCTCGAGCGGCCGGGCCTATTTTCTCAACCGCCTGCTCGGCGAGGTGATGTTCCCCGAAGCTGGCCTCGTCACCACCGACCCCGGCGCCAAGGCGCGACTGCGCGGGCGGTTGATCGGCGCGATCAGCGCGATCGGCATCGTCGGCGCGCTGCTGCTGACCGCCTGGGGCGTGAGCTATGCGCAGAACCGCAGCTTCCAGGACGATCTGGCGCGCCAGACCGCGGCGGCCGAAGCGCAGTTCCGCGAGGCCGGCGTCGATCTGCGCCAAGTGCGCGACGGCGATGCGGACCTGCGCGCCGCGCTGCCAGGCCTGAACGCGCTGCGTGCGCTCCCCCGCGGGTTCGCCGCGCGCACCTCGGGCGGGCCGCCGCTCGCCATGACCTTCGGCCTGTACCAGTCCGGCCTCAGCCGCGAGGCGGAGGAGACGTACCGCGATGCGCTGCGCCGCGTGCTGCTGCCGCGGCTGCTGCTGCGGTTGGAGACGGCAATGAAGGCCGATGGCGGCGATCCGATGCGCCTGTACGAGCCGCTCAAAGTCTATCTCATGCTCGGTCAGCAAGGCCCGCTCGATGCCAGGACGGTGCGCGCCTGGGTGACCAACGACTGGGCGACCGAGGTCTTCCCCGGCGCCGACAGCCAGGGCGAGCGCGGCCAGCTCGCGCAGCATCTCGATGCCCTGCTCGGCGATACCGACATGGCCAGCGTCTGGCCGAACCGCAAACCGCCGCTCGACGGCCCGCTGGTGGTGCAGGCGCGCGCCGCAGTGCAGACGCTGTCGCTGGCCGATCGCGCCTATGCCGTGCTGCGCCAGAAGGCGGCGAGCGCGGGCGCACCGTGGGAAGTGGCCAATATCCTGTCGCAGGGCGATGCTTTGGCCTTCGCCAATCCCAAGCAGGTGTTGTCGACGCGGATCCCGTATTTCTTCACCCGCGACGGGTACGAGCGCGCGTATATGGTCGGGCTGGCGACGGTGCAGCAGGATCTCAAGCGCGATCTGTGGGTGCTGGGCGGCGACGCCGATACCGGCAGCGTGCGCGAGGAGATGAGCAATGTCCGCCCCGGCGTCGCCGGGCTGTATGCCAAGGATTATATCGCGGCATGGGAAGGCGTGCTGAAATCGCTCCAGCCGGGGCCGTATTTCCGCGATCCCGTGGCGTTCGGCGCGTTCACTAAGAGCCCGTCGCCGCTGAAACGCGTGCTGCTCGAACTGCGCAAGAACACGCTGTTCGAGGGTGGCGCGAAGGCCGGCGTCGCGCGCGCCACGCGCTATGCCTTGAACCGCTCACGGGTCGGGCGGTTCGCGCAAGAAGCGGGGCGTGATCGCGCCGCCGGGATCGACGCCGGCGAGGAGATCAGCGCCTATTTCCAGCCGTTGCAGGAATATGCCGGCGATGGCCGCGGCTCGGCGCCGGTCGATGAGTTCGTCGCCGCGCTCAAATCGGCGGGCCAAGCGGTGATGGCGGCGCAATCGGTCGGCGGCGGCGGCGGGGCCGACGCGACCCAGGCGCAGATGGCCACCGCCATGGCCTCGGTGCGGGCGGCGGCGGCCGGCGCGCCACCGCAACTGCAGGATTTCGTTGCCGCGACCACCGGCGGCGGCGCCTCGGCGCAGGTCGGCGCAGCGACCGGCGCGGTGTCCGATGCCTATGCGCAAAGCGTCCTCCCAGTATGCCGGGAGGTTGCCCAGGAGCACTACCCTTTCTTCGGTGCCGCCCCGGCGGACGCAGCCATGGTTGACGTGCTGCGCGTCTTCGGGATGGGCGGCGTGATCGATGGCTTTGCGCAGACTCGGTTGAAGCCGCTGCTCGAGACGCGCGGGCCGGTGTGGCGCTGGCGCAGCGACGATCCGATCGCCGCGGCGCTCAACCCGTCGAGCCCGGAGGCGTTCGCCAAGGCCGGAGAATTGCGCGATCTGCTCGCCGGGGGGCTGCCGATCAAGGTGTCGGTGGCGACCTGGGGCAACGATGTCGGCATGGTCGAGGTGGCGAGTGGGGGCACGCGCTATCGCTTCACGCCGGCGGCCAATGGCGCCAAGCCGTTGCTGTGGTCGGCGAGCGGCGGGCTCCCGGAGGCTTCCGTCGTGCTCTATCGACCCGGGCCGGCAGCGGCGGCGGGCGGCGAGCCGGCGCCGGGGGCCGAGATCGCGCGGTTCGAGGCGGAGGGCCCCTGGGCGGTGTTCCGGCTGATGGACAAGGCGGTGAAGCAGAATGCGGGACCGCAGGCGATGAAGGCGAGCTTCGGCACCGGCAGCGGCGGCGCGACTTTGCTGATCGGGCTGCCGAGCGAGCGCAATCCGTTCAGCCGCGGCGGTTTATGGTCGTTCCGCTGCCCGAGCGCGCTGTGA
- the corA gene encoding magnesium/cobalt transporter CorA translates to MSVVAAYHYRDGKRIRDISIDEPSPCGGDTSEFVWIGLFEPADDELMKLQDKFGLHPLAVEDALKAHQLPKVDIYGDQLFVIARTAHLDGDKIAYGETAIFVGRNHIITVRHGSARAHSELRQHLEASPALLKLGVDYVLHAIIDFIVDGYQPIVDAIEEEVLQTEQHAMNASLAADETARLFAQRREVIRFQRIIGPMGEVANKLANLDMPCIDAEARPYFRDVLDHVRRVENMVGGLRDALTSVFEVSALLEQQRQGAITRQLAAWAAILAVPTAIAGIYGMNFEYMPELHMHYGYPVVVAVILVLCTALFLRFRRTGWL, encoded by the coding sequence TTGAGCGTCGTTGCCGCCTACCACTACCGCGATGGCAAACGTATTCGCGACATCTCGATCGACGAACCCTCGCCGTGCGGCGGCGATACGTCCGAATTCGTCTGGATCGGCCTGTTCGAGCCCGCCGACGACGAGTTGATGAAGCTCCAGGACAAGTTCGGGCTGCACCCGCTCGCGGTGGAGGATGCGTTGAAGGCGCATCAATTGCCCAAGGTCGATATCTATGGCGACCAACTGTTCGTCATCGCGCGCACCGCACATCTCGATGGCGACAAGATCGCCTATGGTGAAACCGCAATCTTCGTCGGGCGCAACCACATCATCACCGTTCGGCACGGCTCGGCGCGGGCGCATAGCGAGCTACGCCAGCACCTCGAAGCGTCGCCCGCCTTGCTCAAGCTCGGCGTCGATTACGTCCTGCATGCCATCATCGACTTCATCGTCGACGGCTATCAGCCGATAGTCGATGCGATCGAGGAGGAAGTGCTGCAGACCGAGCAGCATGCGATGAACGCCTCGCTGGCGGCCGACGAGACCGCGCGCCTGTTCGCACAGCGTCGCGAGGTCATACGGTTCCAGCGCATCATCGGTCCGATGGGCGAAGTCGCTAACAAGCTCGCCAATCTCGACATGCCATGCATCGATGCCGAGGCCAGACCCTATTTCCGCGACGTGCTGGATCACGTGCGGCGCGTCGAGAACATGGTCGGCGGCTTGCGCGACGCGTTGACGTCCGTGTTCGAAGTAAGCGCGCTCCTGGAGCAGCAACGCCAAGGCGCGATCACGCGCCAGCTCGCAGCCTGGGCAGCGATCCTGGCCGTTCCGACCGCGATCGCCGGCATCTATGGCATGAACTTCGAATATATGCCCGAACTGCACATGCACTACGGCTATCCCGTGGTTGTTGCCGTGATCCTGGTCCTATGCACCGCGCTGTTCCTTCGCTTCAGGCGCACCGGCTGGCTATAA
- a CDS encoding serine/threonine-protein kinase, with protein MSGEEEDGRTVFVPSADPDRTVFEPAAPVQPLPVSAAKGIKIGDILNHIFEVKRFIARGGMGEVFEGANAITEERVAIKVMLPSLAADPNVISLFRREAKTLTRLHHEAVVQYRVLAQEPQLGVLYIVTEYIDGTNLSDVLGTISATPAELAALLQRLASGLRAAHALGAIHRDISPDNVLLGDGKLARAKIIDFGIAKDLDPGTATIVGDGFAGKLGYVAPEQLGDFNRRLGPWTDVYSLALVILAVAKGRDVGLGGSLVDAVDKRRAGPDLSAAPDTLRPLLEKMTRADPDQRLASMDAVLAELAAIDSPMTVAPVSKAMPRWMPIAIGAGVVLVILAALAAFLLVREKSPGAAAPTAIVAARDPVEVARNAINSALPSVNCTWLRVAGIQPGTPQTKIALTGVAGNPSMAQAEISHALASQGVGAADLDFSDVSPITQAGCAALDAYRQISARDGNRLNVAQRRFEMRRQPPDSAYPGTIAASAVIGIAVADPTRDFTLVGLEPSGKIDMLIPSRAAFAAQVKQSRNGLPITDLGGDRYRLQIDLDHEGWSGLLLVSGTGPFDPAIVAPSLGARDAAWRDKLVSLAAERGWQADMVWFKSVNDVKD; from the coding sequence GTGAGCGGGGAGGAGGAAGACGGCCGCACGGTGTTCGTACCATCGGCCGATCCCGATCGCACCGTGTTCGAGCCCGCCGCGCCGGTCCAGCCGCTGCCCGTGTCGGCTGCGAAGGGGATAAAGATCGGTGATATCCTCAACCATATCTTCGAGGTGAAGCGCTTCATCGCGCGCGGCGGCATGGGCGAGGTGTTCGAGGGCGCCAATGCGATTACCGAGGAGCGCGTGGCGATCAAGGTGATGCTGCCGTCCTTGGCGGCGGACCCCAACGTCATCTCGCTGTTCCGCCGCGAGGCCAAGACGCTGACGCGGCTGCACCATGAGGCGGTGGTGCAGTATCGCGTGCTGGCGCAGGAGCCACAGCTCGGCGTGCTCTACATCGTCACCGAATATATCGACGGCACCAACCTGTCAGATGTGCTCGGCACGATCTCCGCGACGCCGGCTGAGCTTGCCGCGCTTCTACAACGCCTGGCATCCGGCCTACGCGCGGCGCATGCGCTGGGCGCGATCCATCGCGATATTTCGCCCGACAACGTCCTGCTTGGCGACGGCAAGCTGGCCCGCGCGAAAATTATCGATTTCGGCATCGCCAAGGATCTCGATCCCGGCACGGCGACGATCGTCGGCGACGGGTTCGCCGGCAAGCTCGGCTATGTCGCGCCCGAGCAATTGGGTGATTTCAACCGGCGCCTGGGGCCGTGGACCGATGTGTACAGTCTTGCGCTGGTGATCCTGGCAGTGGCCAAGGGGCGCGATGTCGGGCTCGGCGGGTCGCTGGTCGATGCGGTCGACAAGCGCCGCGCCGGGCCGGACCTGTCCGCCGCGCCGGACACTCTGCGGCCGTTGCTCGAGAAAATGACCCGCGCCGATCCGGATCAACGTCTGGCGTCGATGGATGCGGTGCTGGCAGAACTCGCGGCGATCGATTCGCCTATGACGGTTGCACCGGTGTCTAAGGCGATGCCGCGCTGGATGCCGATCGCGATCGGCGCGGGCGTGGTGCTGGTGATCCTTGCCGCGCTCGCGGCATTCCTGTTGGTCCGCGAGAAGAGCCCTGGGGCCGCTGCACCAACGGCAATCGTCGCGGCGCGTGATCCGGTCGAGGTGGCGCGCAATGCGATCAATTCGGCTTTGCCCTCGGTAAACTGCACCTGGCTGCGGGTAGCCGGAATCCAGCCCGGCACCCCACAGACGAAGATCGCGCTGACCGGTGTTGCTGGCAACCCATCGATGGCACAGGCCGAGATAAGTCACGCGCTTGCCTCCCAGGGTGTCGGCGCCGCCGATCTCGACTTCTCGGACGTGTCGCCGATCACGCAGGCTGGGTGCGCCGCACTCGATGCCTATCGCCAGATCAGTGCGCGCGACGGCAATCGCCTCAACGTCGCGCAACGGCGATTTGAGATGCGTCGACAACCGCCTGACTCGGCTTACCCGGGAACGATCGCCGCCAGCGCGGTGATCGGCATCGCCGTCGCCGATCCGACGCGCGATTTCACGCTTGTCGGGCTGGAACCTTCGGGCAAGATCGACATGCTCATCCCAAGCCGCGCCGCGTTCGCCGCGCAGGTCAAGCAATCGCGCAACGGGCTGCCGATCACTGATCTTGGCGGGGACCGGTATCGGCTTCAAATCGATCTGGATCATGAAGGCTGGTCGGGGTTGTTGCTGGTGAGCGGTACGGGGCCGTTCGATCCTGCGATCGTGGCGCCCTCGCTCGGCGCGCGTGATGCGGCATGGCGAGACAAGCTTGTTTCGCTCGCCGCGGAACGTGGCTGGCAGGCTGACATGGTGTGGTTCAAGTCGGTCAACGACGTAAAGGACTGA
- a CDS encoding N-succinylarginine dihydrolase, with the protein MLTEINFDGLIGPSHNYAGLSPGNLAATGNAGRVSQPRAAALEGIAKMRANIALGLTQGILLPHARPDHLWLERLATTYAEAPAHLQAQAMSASAMWAANAATVSPAPDSADGRCHLSVANLVTMPHRSHEWPETLAQLRLAFADPVFAVHGPVPAPFGDEGAANHMRLCAAHDQPGVEIFVYGVSGGPYPARQHREASAAVARRHRLDPAYTLYAAQSEVAIAAGAFHNDVVAVANERVLFAHEQAFANPQSLYADLRAALPKVEIIEVPAAHVSLADAVSSYLFNAQLVTLPGGGMALILPQEARDNHAVWRWLQALVAGNGPIRHLEVVDVRQSMANGGGPACLRLRVVADPIRVDPRFLVDGAKLDRIAGVVEQHWPETIDPGMIGDPALVGTVERARLALLEELDIVELIYR; encoded by the coding sequence ATGCTGACCGAGATCAACTTCGACGGCCTGATCGGTCCGAGCCACAATTATGCCGGCCTCAGCCCCGGGAACCTCGCCGCGACCGGCAACGCCGGCCGGGTGTCGCAGCCGCGCGCTGCGGCGCTGGAGGGTATCGCCAAGATGCGCGCCAACATCGCGCTCGGCCTGACGCAGGGCATCCTGTTGCCGCATGCGCGGCCCGATCATCTTTGGCTGGAGCGCCTTGCCACCACCTATGCCGAAGCCCCGGCCCACCTGCAGGCGCAGGCCATGTCGGCATCCGCCATGTGGGCGGCGAACGCGGCGACGGTCTCTCCCGCGCCCGACAGTGCGGACGGGCGCTGCCACCTGAGCGTCGCCAACCTCGTCACCATGCCGCATCGCAGCCACGAATGGCCGGAGACGCTGGCGCAATTGCGGCTGGCCTTCGCCGACCCGGTGTTCGCGGTGCATGGCCCCGTCCCCGCCCCGTTCGGTGACGAGGGCGCCGCCAATCACATGCGGCTCTGCGCTGCGCACGACCAGCCGGGCGTGGAGATCTTCGTCTACGGCGTGTCGGGCGGCCCCTACCCCGCACGACAGCATCGCGAGGCAAGCGCGGCCGTTGCGCGGCGGCACCGGCTCGATCCGGCCTATACCTTGTATGCGGCGCAGTCCGAGGTGGCGATCGCCGCCGGTGCGTTCCACAACGACGTGGTGGCGGTCGCCAACGAACGCGTGCTGTTCGCGCACGAACAGGCGTTCGCCAACCCGCAGTCGCTCTACGCCGATCTGCGCGCGGCGCTGCCCAAGGTGGAGATCATCGAAGTACCTGCCGCGCACGTCAGCCTTGCCGATGCCGTGTCCTCCTACCTGTTCAATGCTCAGCTGGTCACCTTGCCCGGCGGCGGCATGGCGCTGATCCTGCCGCAGGAAGCACGCGACAATCACGCGGTATGGCGCTGGCTGCAGGCGCTGGTCGCGGGCAACGGTCCGATCCGGCATCTGGAGGTGGTCGACGTCCGTCAGTCGATGGCCAATGGCGGCGGCCCCGCCTGCCTGCGGCTGCGTGTCGTCGCCGATCCGATCAGGGTCGATCCCCGCTTCCTGGTCGACGGCGCGAAGCTCGATCGCATCGCAGGGGTGGTCGAGCAGCATTGGCCCGAGACGATCGACCCCGGCATGATCGGCGATCCGGCCCTGGTCGGCACCGTCGAACGAGCCCGCCTCGCGCTCCTGGAGGAGCTCGATATCGTCGAATTAATTTACAGGTAA
- the tagF gene encoding type VI secretion system-associated protein TagF — MVVPLPERAVSGVLLFGKLPAHGDFVSRGWAPDERDALDSWLSASLVAAKESAGEAFDERYENAPPWRFVTSTMAGALAPSQDAAGRRFPLLLAVGGGGEDAAEACETLLYEAIGGGWTADQLVDRAAVLADTTEDQGESRWWTLGGEGFAAATLSRERPDDLIATMLRGAETVS; from the coding sequence ATGGTCGTTCCGCTGCCCGAGCGCGCTGTGAGCGGCGTGCTGCTATTCGGCAAGCTGCCGGCGCATGGCGATTTCGTGTCGCGCGGCTGGGCGCCCGACGAGCGCGATGCGCTCGACAGCTGGCTGTCGGCCTCTTTGGTCGCGGCAAAAGAAAGCGCCGGGGAAGCTTTCGACGAGCGCTACGAAAATGCGCCGCCTTGGCGCTTCGTCACCTCGACGATGGCGGGCGCGCTGGCACCGTCGCAGGACGCCGCCGGCCGACGTTTCCCGCTGCTGCTTGCGGTGGGCGGCGGTGGCGAGGACGCGGCCGAGGCGTGCGAAACGTTGCTGTACGAGGCGATCGGCGGCGGCTGGACCGCCGATCAACTAGTCGATCGCGCTGCGGTGCTAGCCGACACGACGGAAGACCAGGGCGAATCACGCTGGTGGACCCTGGGCGGCGAAGGCTTTGCCGCCGCCACGCTCTCCCGCGAACGCCCCGACGATCTGATCGCGACGATGCTGCGTGGCGCGGAGACCGTGTCGTGA